TTTCACCAATTTAACTAGATCATCGAGTTCGCTGTTAGATTTATCAATCACTCTGGCAAACCCAATCGTCAAAGTACTAACGGTAGATACTAATGGGGACGTAGTGCTGGCAGGTCTTGGAGTAAACTTAGGTAGCATTATTGGCGGTCGTGTAGGAGCTCCAGACACTTGGACTGTAGATACCCAGACTTCAACTGTTCAATCAGTTAATAATAACCCAGTCTCTATTGGCGGTGGTATCAAGCGAATGCCAACAGGGTATAAATTGTTTGTTGCAGGAGGAATTTTAACTGAAAAAGTTAAAGTAGCGGTTAAAGACTCAGATGAGTGGGCCGATTACGTTTTCGCTGACAATTATAAGTTGCGTAACCTGAACGAAGTAAGCCGGTTTGTTCAGAAGAACAAACACCTACCGGGTGTACCTTCTGCTTCTGAAGTGGCCGCGAACGGAATCGACCTTGGTAAAATGGACGCCAAATTGCTAGAAAAAATTGAGGAATTGACACTGTACGTGATCGAACTCAAAAAGGAAAACCAGCAAATAAAGAAAGCCATGCGTTCGCTTAGCCAAAACAAACGGAAATAATCATGAGAAGAATTTCTGTTTTCGCACTTCTCTGGGCTACAAGTCTGCTAGCAGCCGCCCAAGACGGAGAACCCATTCGGTCGCTATCGGCAACGTACTATCCGCAATCGCTAGAACGGGCAGTTGTATCACTGGTGGCTAATAATGTTGTTTCGGCGAGCCAACAGGTCGAATACCGGGCTGGAAAATCGGTTGTACTAACACCTGGATTCGAAGCTAAGGCAGGAGCTGTTTTCACTGCTCACACAGGAGCGGTAAAACGCGTATCACTAGAGGGTGACGGCGCATTACTGTCGCTAAGAGGCTATCCAAATCCGTTTGTTGAACGAGCCAATATTAGCTACAAGCTAGCCGATGAGGGGATTACGAGTTTATTTATCACGTCGTCGGACGGTAAAGTAGTTGGCCGCTTGGTCGATAACAAGTTTCAATCGGCCGGTCAGTACGATGTGGAATGGCAGGCCGATCAACTGCCTTCCGGCTCTTATTTATGCGTGCTGGAGGCCAGTGGGAAACGGATAGCCACCCGCCTAATTAGAAAATAGGCTAGTCGTTATGTTAAAAAACGGATATCCCGTGTCAGAGAGTCTGACACGGGATATCCGTTTTTTAACGCACAAAATGTAAATGCATTATCAAGTCCTCTACACTGTGCGCCTGTTGATTCAATGTCCAAATCATTGAGCGAGCACCAAGTCCCTTCATATTGGCAAGAAAGCTGTTATTTGATTGTTCTTACGTTATAACGCCTGATGGAGAATCGTTCGGCCTTGCTTGCTGTTATTTTATCAACATACATTACTTATGGAAGCTGATACTCGGATCATCAGCAACTCGCCCAAATGACCGGGTAGAAGTACATTATGGCTTAAGCGGTAGCTATATCACTACCAGTCCCAATTAATCTCCATAATTGGTCGTCATTGACGCTTACTGACCTTGGCCGTTCAAACCCCGCCGAAGAAGAAGACCAACAACTGGCTCCTCTACCTCTTTAGGTTTTCCGAGTAAACTTATTACCAGTGTTGCGTTACCAAAGAAACTGAGCCTTACAAACTAATTTTATAGTTAGCCGCCTACCTTTTTTTTAGTTTTTGTTTTTCTTTTCTCTTTGTTTTTTGATCCGCTCGTCAGTAATCCAGTGATCAGTTTTTGCTAGCTTTTGTTTCCTAAAAAGCTGTTTTTTCAAGCCACTTTTTCGACAACAAGCTCTTGTGTATTATCAATATCTCTTGTTAAACACTTGTAAGGCAAAAATAAGGCTTATAATTAACTGACTACTAATATTTTACGCTGTGGATAACTTTAATAAAGTGAGGTTTGGTTACTAATAAAGTGAGGTTTGGTAGCAAAAGCAGGCTTAATAAAGTGAGGTTTGGTAGCAAAAGCAGGCTTAATAAAGTGAGGTTTAGTTACTTTTATAATGTTTTAAAATAGTTATATTGATTTATAAAAATCACTTTTTATATTTGCTTGATAATCAGCTAAGTTTATTCAAAATGAATAAGGGAATAGAAATTTGGCAAGATAACGCTCTGACTCTTGCTCGATATGAGATGAGCGAGACGGAAAAGAACTTGTTGTATATGGTTGTCGCTCAAGTTAAGCCTGAGGACTCTGAATCTAAAAGATACCAAGTATCGGTTAATCAGATGGCTGAGATTAACGGTTCGGCAC
The window above is part of the Spirosoma agri genome. Proteins encoded here:
- a CDS encoding 3-coathanger stack domain-containing protein yields the protein MRRISVFALLWATSLLAAAQDGEPIRSLSATYYPQSLERAVVSLVANNVVSASQQVEYRAGKSVVLTPGFEAKAGAVFTAHTGAVKRVSLEGDGALLSLRGYPNPFVERANISYKLADEGITSLFITSSDGKVVGRLVDNKFQSAGQYDVEWQADQLPSGSYLCVLEASGKRIATRLIRK
- a CDS encoding replication initiation protein; its protein translation is MLDNQLSLFKMNKGIEIWQDNALTLARYEMSETEKNLLYMVVAQVKPEDSESKRYQVSVNQMAEINGSARLKADAYRQATRKLITRVFETTLSDGDFLQAAFITSARYKKGTDIIEIGLSPEVRPFYV